One window of Acipenser ruthenus chromosome 45, fAciRut3.2 maternal haplotype, whole genome shotgun sequence genomic DNA carries:
- the LOC117967093 gene encoding cysteine sulfinic acid decarboxylase-like isoform X2, which translates to MSNSTASRAFANLNGSAGRQQKAVTVDGVTLNGPLSDNRDGERFLEDAFQIIMNEAVKKGTDVTEKVCDWKEPGKLREIMDLELRETGENHERLLQRCHDVAKYSVKTSHPRFFNQLFAGLDHHSLAGRFLTEALNSSQYTYEVAPVFVLMEEVVLSTLRSLIGWDSGDGIFCPGGSISNLYAMNLARYRAFPEVKQRGLWAVPRLAVFTSKECHYSVGKSASVLGVGLQNVHPVKVDERGVMIPEDLDEQIEKAKSQGSVPFLVSATSGTTILGAFDPLDKIADVCEKHKLWFHVDAAWGGSALLSKKHKHLLKGIDRADSVAWNPHKMLMAGLQSSAFLMKDSSGLLKQCHSANATYLFQQDKFYDMSYDTGDKSIQCGRKVDCLKLWLMWKATGTLGLEQRVDRAFAYTRYLVEEMKKRGGFQLVVEPQFVNLCFWYVPPSLRGEEGSEGYQEKLSKVAPTIKERMVKKGSMMVGYQPHQDKVNFFRLVVISPQITRADLDFFLDEIESLGRDL; encoded by the exons ggTCGGCCGGCCGGCAGCAGAAGGCCGTGACGGTGGACGGAGTGACCCTGAACGGGCCGCTGAGTGATAACCGCGATGGGGAGCGCTTCCTGGAGGACGCGTTTCAGATTATCATGAACGAGGCGGTCAAGAAAGGGACAGACGTGACAGAGAAG GTGTGTGACTGGAAGGAGCCCGGGAAGCTGAGGGAGATTATGGACCTGGAGCTGAGAGAGACCGGGGAGAACCACGAGAGACTGCTGCAACGCTGCCACGACGTGGCCAAATACAGCGTCAAAACCA GTCACCCCCGTTTTTTCAACCAGCTCTTTGCCGGGCTGGACCATCACTCCCTCGCAGGAAGATTCCTCACAGAAGCCCTGAACTCAAGCCA GTACACGTATGAGGTGGCGCCGGTCTTCGTTCTCATGGAGGAGGTGGTGCTTTCCACGCTCCGCTCCCTGATTGGCTGGGACTCCGGTGACGGGATCTTCTGCCCTGGCGGCTCCATCTCTAACCTGTACGCCATGAACCTGGCGCGGTACCGAGCGTTCCCCGAGGTCAAGCAGAGGGGGCTGTGGGCCGTCCCGCGACTGGCTGTCTTCACATCGAAGGAG TGCCACTATTCTGTGGGCAAGTCTGCTTCTGTTCTGGGAGTCGGGCTGCAGAACGTGCATCCAGTCAAAGTGGACGAGAG GGGTGTGATGATCCCAGAAGATCTCGATGAGCAAATCGAAAAAGCCAAATCCCAG GGTTCGGTTCCGTTTCTGGTCAGCGCCACGTCCGGTACCACGATCCTGGGGGCCTTTGACCCGCTGGACAAGATCGCTGATGTGTGTGAAAAGCACAAGCTGTGGTTCCACGTGGAT GCTGCCTGGGGTGGAAGTGCCCTGCTGTcgaaaaaacacaaacatcttcTGAAGGGGATTGACAG GGCTGATTCGGTGGCCTGGAACCCCCACAAGATGCTGATGGCCGGTCTGCAGAGCTCCGCCTTCCTTATGAAAGACAGCAGC GGTTTGCTGAAGCAGTGTCACTCGGCCAACGCCACATACCTGTTCCAGCAAGACAAGTTCTACGACATGAGCTACGACACAGGGGATAAGTCCATCCAGTGCGGCCGCAAGGTGGATTGCCTCAAACTGTGGCTCATGTGGAAGGCCACGGGGACGCTGGGCTTGGAGCAGCGCGTGGACCGGGCCTTCGCATACACCAG gtaCCTTGTGGAGGAGATGAAGAAAAGAGGTGGCTTCCAGCTGGTTGTGGAG CCCCAGTTTGTGAACCTGTGCTTCTGGTATGTCCCCCCCAGTCTGAGAGGGGAGGAGGGCAGTGAGGGTTACCAGGAGAAGCTGTCCAAG gTGGCTCCGACAATCAAAGAGCGGATGGTGAAGAAGGGCAGCATGATGGTGGGCTACCAGCCACACCAAGACAAGGTCAACTTCTTCCGCTTGGTGGTGATCAGCCCTCAGATCACTAGAGCCGACCTCGACTTCTTCCTGGATGAGATTGAGAGCCTGGGGCGAGACTTGTAG
- the LOC117967093 gene encoding cysteine sulfinic acid decarboxylase-like isoform X1 encodes MSNSTASRAFANLNGNYELKGSAGRQQKAVTVDGVTLNGPLSDNRDGERFLEDAFQIIMNEAVKKGTDVTEKVCDWKEPGKLREIMDLELRETGENHERLLQRCHDVAKYSVKTSHPRFFNQLFAGLDHHSLAGRFLTEALNSSQYTYEVAPVFVLMEEVVLSTLRSLIGWDSGDGIFCPGGSISNLYAMNLARYRAFPEVKQRGLWAVPRLAVFTSKECHYSVGKSASVLGVGLQNVHPVKVDERGVMIPEDLDEQIEKAKSQGSVPFLVSATSGTTILGAFDPLDKIADVCEKHKLWFHVDAAWGGSALLSKKHKHLLKGIDRADSVAWNPHKMLMAGLQSSAFLMKDSSGLLKQCHSANATYLFQQDKFYDMSYDTGDKSIQCGRKVDCLKLWLMWKATGTLGLEQRVDRAFAYTRYLVEEMKKRGGFQLVVEPQFVNLCFWYVPPSLRGEEGSEGYQEKLSKVAPTIKERMVKKGSMMVGYQPHQDKVNFFRLVVISPQITRADLDFFLDEIESLGRDL; translated from the exons ggTCGGCCGGCCGGCAGCAGAAGGCCGTGACGGTGGACGGAGTGACCCTGAACGGGCCGCTGAGTGATAACCGCGATGGGGAGCGCTTCCTGGAGGACGCGTTTCAGATTATCATGAACGAGGCGGTCAAGAAAGGGACAGACGTGACAGAGAAG GTGTGTGACTGGAAGGAGCCCGGGAAGCTGAGGGAGATTATGGACCTGGAGCTGAGAGAGACCGGGGAGAACCACGAGAGACTGCTGCAACGCTGCCACGACGTGGCCAAATACAGCGTCAAAACCA GTCACCCCCGTTTTTTCAACCAGCTCTTTGCCGGGCTGGACCATCACTCCCTCGCAGGAAGATTCCTCACAGAAGCCCTGAACTCAAGCCA GTACACGTATGAGGTGGCGCCGGTCTTCGTTCTCATGGAGGAGGTGGTGCTTTCCACGCTCCGCTCCCTGATTGGCTGGGACTCCGGTGACGGGATCTTCTGCCCTGGCGGCTCCATCTCTAACCTGTACGCCATGAACCTGGCGCGGTACCGAGCGTTCCCCGAGGTCAAGCAGAGGGGGCTGTGGGCCGTCCCGCGACTGGCTGTCTTCACATCGAAGGAG TGCCACTATTCTGTGGGCAAGTCTGCTTCTGTTCTGGGAGTCGGGCTGCAGAACGTGCATCCAGTCAAAGTGGACGAGAG GGGTGTGATGATCCCAGAAGATCTCGATGAGCAAATCGAAAAAGCCAAATCCCAG GGTTCGGTTCCGTTTCTGGTCAGCGCCACGTCCGGTACCACGATCCTGGGGGCCTTTGACCCGCTGGACAAGATCGCTGATGTGTGTGAAAAGCACAAGCTGTGGTTCCACGTGGAT GCTGCCTGGGGTGGAAGTGCCCTGCTGTcgaaaaaacacaaacatcttcTGAAGGGGATTGACAG GGCTGATTCGGTGGCCTGGAACCCCCACAAGATGCTGATGGCCGGTCTGCAGAGCTCCGCCTTCCTTATGAAAGACAGCAGC GGTTTGCTGAAGCAGTGTCACTCGGCCAACGCCACATACCTGTTCCAGCAAGACAAGTTCTACGACATGAGCTACGACACAGGGGATAAGTCCATCCAGTGCGGCCGCAAGGTGGATTGCCTCAAACTGTGGCTCATGTGGAAGGCCACGGGGACGCTGGGCTTGGAGCAGCGCGTGGACCGGGCCTTCGCATACACCAG gtaCCTTGTGGAGGAGATGAAGAAAAGAGGTGGCTTCCAGCTGGTTGTGGAG CCCCAGTTTGTGAACCTGTGCTTCTGGTATGTCCCCCCCAGTCTGAGAGGGGAGGAGGGCAGTGAGGGTTACCAGGAGAAGCTGTCCAAG gTGGCTCCGACAATCAAAGAGCGGATGGTGAAGAAGGGCAGCATGATGGTGGGCTACCAGCCACACCAAGACAAGGTCAACTTCTTCCGCTTGGTGGTGATCAGCCCTCAGATCACTAGAGCCGACCTCGACTTCTTCCTGGATGAGATTGAGAGCCTGGGGCGAGACTTGTAG